A genomic region of Ignavibacteria bacterium contains the following coding sequences:
- a CDS encoding sigma-54-dependent Fis family transcriptional regulator, which translates to MERGKILICDDDQVLAQILSDELRAENFNTVITNSGKDAIEELKINYYDVLLLDLNLPDIKGSEVLKFSTANFPFTQVIMLTGTSDISDAVECMKLGAYDFITKPYDFNELLQVIFKAIEKKNLITNNIVLSKELNQLLGFEIIGESKLFKELLALASRAAQSDSPILIQGETGTGKEVLAKYIHSISPRSSKPIVTLNCASLPDTLFESELFGHEKGSFTDAKQTKPGLVEIANEGSLFLDEIGELSLIIQPKLLRFLETGEFRRVGGLNNRKSNVRLIAATNKNLVNEVKEKRFREDLLFRLNVIPLTIPPLRKRKEDIIPLAEYFLKQKNKTRKPKILSDEAKEFLLNYNFPGNVRELEHLIERSLIFCDGEVIYPKHFNLMMSPIYSVSEVEEEINRTTGKPFHELSAEELEKIHIKSVLDANNWNREQSARVLGISLKTLYTKIKKYNLQ; encoded by the coding sequence GTGGAAAGAGGAAAAATACTTATCTGTGATGATGATCAAGTTTTGGCTCAAATTCTTTCAGATGAATTACGAGCAGAAAATTTCAATACAGTCATTACCAATTCTGGTAAAGATGCAATTGAAGAACTGAAAATCAATTATTATGATGTCCTTTTGCTTGATCTTAATTTGCCTGATATAAAAGGCTCTGAAGTTCTTAAATTTTCAACAGCTAATTTCCCCTTTACTCAAGTGATTATGTTAACCGGCACTTCTGATATTTCTGATGCCGTAGAATGTATGAAACTTGGTGCCTATGATTTTATTACTAAACCTTATGATTTCAACGAACTTCTCCAGGTAATTTTTAAAGCAATTGAAAAGAAAAATCTTATTACAAATAACATTGTTCTTTCAAAAGAATTAAATCAATTACTTGGTTTTGAAATAATTGGAGAAAGTAAATTATTCAAAGAATTACTTGCGCTGGCATCAAGAGCTGCTCAATCTGATTCCCCAATCTTAATTCAAGGTGAAACAGGAACAGGAAAAGAAGTTTTAGCTAAATACATTCATTCAATAAGTCCGAGAAGTTCAAAACCAATTGTTACTTTAAACTGCGCATCGCTCCCAGACACATTGTTTGAAAGCGAATTGTTTGGTCATGAGAAAGGTTCATTTACCGACGCCAAGCAAACAAAACCCGGACTCGTAGAAATTGCAAATGAAGGTTCTTTATTCTTAGATGAAATTGGTGAGCTCTCTCTTATCATACAACCCAAATTACTTCGTTTCCTTGAAACTGGAGAATTCAGACGAGTTGGCGGATTAAACAATCGTAAATCAAATGTAAGATTAATTGCTGCGACAAATAAAAACCTCGTCAACGAAGTTAAAGAAAAAAGATTTCGGGAAGATTTGCTTTTCAGATTAAATGTAATTCCTTTAACAATCCCGCCATTAAGAAAAAGGAAAGAAGATATCATTCCACTCGCTGAATATTTTCTCAAACAGAAAAATAAAACGAGAAAACCAAAAATTCTTTCAGATGAAGCAAAAGAATTTTTACTGAATTATAACTTCCCTGGAAATGTTAGAGAGCTTGAACATTTAATCGAAAGAAGTTTAATCTTTTGTGATGGCGAAGTAATTTATCCAAAGCATTTTAATTTAATGATGTCACCGATCTATTCAGTTTCGGAAGTTGAAGAAGAAATAAATAGAACAACCGGCAAACCATTTCACGAACTTTCGGCTGAAGAGCTCGAGAAAATACATATTAAATCTGTTCTTGATGCAAATAACTGGAATAGGGAGCAAAGTGCGAGAGTTTTGGGAATTAGTCTAAAAACTCTTTACACAAAAATTAAAAAGTATAACCTTCAATGA
- a CDS encoding T9SS type A sorting domain-containing protein codes for MKKINILFVLLLILGVNLVSAQVPAPTNLTAEFKQENHPGMMGYGYVELKWQMPQTPSTGYLFKVFRMGPNDTSYKQIAAFVRDKKFIDHNISPQSTYSYYVVAYNNQGVSDPSNTASVTTPPIPDIVRFVTFPIKLASLGVLYSYDADAVSNQPDAVLTYSLVEGPADLNVDAQSGLVTWTPSVAGYFKVKIKAESNLGGKAYQEWTIKVTGPTGTISGTVTNASDNSPLAGVSVFFINTNSTKHELALTDENGQFSKQLVEGNYKIRFYKRGFIPEFYDNKSSIDSADVVTVSANSSVVVNADLQPVPPPVVYNISGSVLDVNGLPVKSVVTAFLVKDTTFPILPPSIMHNRKMTTVTDSLGNYQLTVLGGFEYVVYAKPFNRNYYPEFWDNKKTFQEADRILVNSDVNNINFVLEQKPVYNNGIAGLVKDFNTGEPVEAVVSVFKLTNGRFKAFKSTRTDSLGNYLIENLIPGNYIVFAKPRLPYLPGYYKADTVAFRWRDADTVIVNETGIVENININLVPRPDTGFAKISGFVKTIYGEPVSGALVLTYNLNGEIVSYSTSSNDGSYQIENLTAGDYTLVVDATEYDNADNNNSVNLNYGSNPTASKDLYLSPATTTGVSNNSPVPSNYTLSQNYPNPFNPSTQIKFTIPEKTQVKLEVYNLIGQKVAELVNGELNAGEYNITFNASGLSSGIYLYKLQAGNFSSVKKMILMK; via the coding sequence ATGAAAAAAATTAACATTCTTTTCGTTCTCTTGTTAATCTTAGGTGTTAATTTAGTTTCAGCTCAGGTTCCAGCTCCAACTAATTTAACAGCCGAATTTAAACAAGAAAACCATCCCGGTATGATGGGCTATGGATATGTGGAGTTAAAATGGCAAATGCCCCAAACTCCATCAACAGGATATCTGTTCAAAGTTTTCCGAATGGGACCAAATGATACAAGCTACAAACAGATTGCAGCTTTTGTCCGTGATAAAAAATTCATTGACCACAACATTAGTCCACAGAGCACTTACTCTTACTATGTTGTAGCTTATAATAATCAAGGTGTAAGTGATCCAAGCAACACAGCATCGGTCACAACTCCACCTATTCCAGATATTGTGAGATTTGTTACCTTCCCAATTAAGCTTGCATCGCTTGGAGTATTGTATTCATATGATGCTGATGCAGTAAGTAATCAACCAGACGCAGTACTCACATATTCATTAGTTGAAGGTCCAGCAGATTTGAACGTAGATGCGCAAAGCGGACTTGTAACGTGGACTCCTTCAGTTGCTGGTTACTTCAAAGTTAAAATTAAAGCAGAGAGTAATTTAGGTGGGAAAGCATATCAGGAATGGACCATTAAAGTTACAGGTCCGACAGGTACTATTTCTGGGACGGTCACTAACGCTTCAGATAACTCTCCATTAGCTGGTGTAAGTGTTTTCTTTATCAACACAAATTCGACAAAACACGAACTTGCTTTAACTGACGAAAATGGACAATTCTCAAAACAACTTGTTGAAGGCAACTACAAAATAAGATTCTATAAACGAGGATTTATTCCAGAATTTTATGACAACAAAAGCTCGATTGATTCTGCAGATGTTGTTACAGTTTCAGCTAATTCTTCAGTTGTTGTAAATGCTGATTTACAACCAGTTCCACCACCAGTAGTTTACAATATTTCTGGAAGTGTACTTGATGTAAACGGATTACCTGTTAAATCAGTTGTAACTGCATTCCTGGTAAAAGATACAACATTCCCGATTCTTCCACCTTCAATTATGCATAATAGAAAAATGACTACCGTGACTGATAGTCTAGGAAATTATCAACTAACTGTTCTCGGTGGATTTGAATATGTAGTCTACGCAAAACCATTTAATAGAAATTATTATCCAGAATTCTGGGATAATAAGAAAACTTTCCAGGAAGCAGATAGAATTTTAGTTAACTCAGATGTGAACAACATAAACTTCGTTCTCGAGCAAAAACCAGTTTACAATAATGGAATTGCAGGACTTGTTAAAGATTTCAATACCGGCGAACCTGTTGAGGCAGTTGTCAGCGTATTCAAATTGACCAATGGCAGATTCAAAGCATTCAAATCAACAAGAACTGACTCACTGGGTAATTATTTGATTGAAAATCTCATTCCTGGAAATTACATCGTATTTGCAAAACCAAGACTGCCTTACTTGCCTGGGTATTATAAAGCAGATACTGTTGCATTTAGATGGAGAGATGCGGATACCGTTATTGTAAATGAAACTGGTATAGTTGAAAATATCAATATTAATTTAGTTCCTCGACCGGATACAGGATTTGCAAAAATTAGTGGATTTGTAAAAACGATTTATGGTGAACCCGTTTCTGGTGCTTTGGTTCTAACCTACAACTTGAATGGAGAAATAGTTTCATATTCAACTTCAAGCAACGATGGTTCATATCAAATTGAAAATTTAACCGCCGGTGATTATACACTTGTTGTTGATGCAACAGAATATGACAATGCTGATAATAACAATTCGGTCAATCTGAATTATGGTAGCAATCCAACTGCATCAAAAGATTTATACTTAAGCCCAGCAACAACAACTGGTGTTTCAAACAATTCACCTGTTCCAAGTAATTACACATTATCTCAAAACTATCCAAACCCATTCAATCCATCGACTCAAATTAAATTTACGATTCCAGAGAAAACACAAGTTAAGCTTGAAGTTTACAACTTAATTGGACAGAAAGTAGCAGAGTTAGTCAATGGTGAATTGAATGCAGGTGAATATAATATCACATTCAATGCAAGCGGATTAAGCTCAGGAATTTATCTCTATAAATTACAGGCTGGCAATTTCTCAAGTGTTAAGAAAATGATATTGATGAAATAA
- a CDS encoding serine/threonine protein kinase has translation MNLEKMSELKTLFEKFEIVETLKKDSQTGVYLANHIYLNKKIILKSLDTSNLTDQTILHRFKREAKILAQLDHPNIIKVLDFGTYQNYFYISFEYFQGESLRIFLKKKKLDLNEFEIIVAQILSGLDYAHSQKIIHRDLKPDNILIDSNLKVKIADFGLALSEDEVQVTRKESIVGTPGYMSPEQIRGEELTASSDIFSLGIILFEMLTGSNPFIGKDITTTINNILFLDREVLEQKLINVPEKWSKIILRCLEKSIDKRYKSISEISNDADLAFEKSLTSKDKTKFELKFSTPIVLSFSIILILAVSVIFFIEKSAKEKSKEPSLAENPIFNVVPNTPSDQKISEQLLKNQKQIEDTKNEKLISTQKLNESNQTELNTVNSDGELFITCSPWADIYINDEKIETTPLQKPIKLKTGKYQLKLIHPNFPPIDQTIEIQPDKLLKLDFNFYENFGYIEFQIIPWGEVKINNKNYGTSPFQKPVILNPGKQILTFHNPKFGYFIDTIFLQKGETLIYRLNFNNVKTLAQ, from the coding sequence ATGAATTTAGAGAAGATGAGTGAATTAAAAACCCTTTTCGAAAAATTTGAAATTGTCGAGACTTTGAAAAAGGATTCACAAACTGGTGTCTATCTTGCAAATCATATCTATTTGAATAAGAAAATTATTTTAAAATCTCTCGATACATCAAATTTAACAGACCAAACAATCTTACATCGTTTTAAGAGAGAAGCAAAAATACTCGCACAACTTGATCACCCAAACATTATTAAAGTTCTCGATTTCGGCACATATCAAAACTACTTTTATATTTCATTTGAATATTTTCAGGGAGAATCACTTAGAATTTTTTTGAAAAAGAAAAAACTTGATTTAAATGAATTTGAAATCATTGTTGCTCAAATACTCTCAGGGCTTGATTATGCACATTCACAAAAAATTATTCACAGAGACTTGAAACCCGACAACATTCTAATTGATTCGAATCTTAAAGTTAAAATAGCGGACTTTGGACTTGCATTAAGTGAAGATGAGGTTCAGGTAACGAGGAAAGAATCTATCGTCGGAACACCAGGTTATATGTCACCAGAACAAATTCGAGGTGAGGAATTAACAGCTTCAAGTGATATTTTTTCTTTGGGAATTATTCTCTTTGAAATGCTGACCGGATCAAATCCTTTCATTGGTAAAGACATCACAACAACAATCAATAACATTCTTTTCTTAGACAGAGAAGTTCTCGAACAAAAACTCATTAATGTTCCAGAAAAGTGGTCAAAAATTATTCTTCGATGCCTTGAAAAATCAATTGATAAGAGATATAAATCAATCTCTGAAATTTCAAATGACGCAGACTTGGCTTTTGAAAAAAGTTTAACTTCAAAAGACAAAACTAAATTTGAATTAAAATTTTCAACACCAATCGTTTTATCATTCAGTATTATCTTAATCTTAGCAGTGAGTGTAATTTTCTTTATTGAGAAATCAGCAAAAGAAAAATCAAAAGAACCTTCATTAGCAGAAAATCCTATATTTAATGTAGTTCCTAATACTCCATCTGATCAAAAAATTTCAGAACAATTATTGAAAAATCAAAAACAAATCGAAGACACCAAAAACGAAAAACTCATCTCAACACAAAAGTTGAACGAGTCAAATCAAACTGAACTTAATACGGTAAATTCAGATGGTGAATTATTCATAACCTGTTCACCCTGGGCTGATATTTACATCAATGATGAAAAGATAGAAACTACTCCATTACAAAAACCCATAAAACTTAAAACAGGCAAATATCAATTGAAACTTATTCATCCAAATTTTCCACCAATAGATCAAACAATTGAAATACAACCTGATAAACTGCTGAAATTGGATTTTAACTTTTATGAAAATTTTGGATACATTGAATTTCAGATTATTCCCTGGGGTGAAGTGAAAATTAACAATAAAAATTATGGTACATCCCCTTTTCAAAAACCTGTGATTCTAAATCCGGGGAAACAAATATTAACTTTTCATAATCCAAAATTTGGATATTTTATTGATACAATTTTTTTACAAAAAGGTGAAACTCTAATTTATCGGTTAAACTTTAATAATGTCAAAACACTGGCACAATAA
- a CDS encoding WYL domain-containing protein, with product MSEYIRKIKRQIEIVGKALSSVEKFTVTDLAVEYDVEELTIKRDLAELRSRGIDIHSLKRGGIKILHPIKEETLKEFILEFIGFSYSEDYPDKATSILIQKLGPKALTFITEIQKAIEKNFITIIDYKSTANTLKKNVYIHPLKIFQSQGEWRLLAVNQNLIKQYYISKIQDVRVTDEKFKPLKKEKIDSLFSSSLKSWIGPEQFLIKIHFDKNWAEVIKSKTYLLNQKITEMEDGSVIFEGNVNSIDEAATWVLSFGKGAKVLEPEQLKTKVIQLAKEALSNYK from the coding sequence ATGTCAGAATACATCAGGAAAATTAAAAGACAAATTGAAATTGTTGGTAAGGCTCTTTCATCAGTTGAAAAATTCACTGTAACAGATTTAGCAGTCGAATATGATGTAGAAGAATTAACCATTAAAAGAGATCTTGCTGAATTACGGTCAAGAGGTATCGATATTCACTCATTAAAGAGAGGCGGAATAAAAATTTTACACCCGATTAAAGAGGAAACTCTTAAAGAATTTATTCTTGAATTTATTGGTTTCTCCTACTCAGAAGATTATCCTGATAAAGCAACCTCAATACTAATTCAAAAGTTAGGTCCAAAAGCTCTCACATTTATCACAGAAATTCAGAAAGCTATAGAAAAAAATTTCATCACCATCATTGATTATAAATCAACTGCTAACACATTAAAGAAGAATGTTTACATTCACCCTTTAAAAATATTTCAATCTCAAGGAGAATGGAGATTACTTGCAGTTAATCAGAATTTGATCAAACAATATTATATCTCCAAAATTCAAGATGTAAGAGTTACCGATGAGAAATTTAAGCCTTTGAAGAAAGAAAAAATTGATTCACTTTTTTCATCTTCACTTAAAAGTTGGATTGGACCTGAACAATTTTTAATTAAAATTCATTTTGACAAGAATTGGGCTGAGGTAATTAAAAGCAAAACTTATCTTCTGAATCAAAAAATAACTGAAATGGAAGATGGTTCGGTAATTTTTGAAGGCAATGTAAATTCAATTGACGAAGCCGCAACCTGGGTCTTATCCTTTGGTAAAGGAGCTAAAGTCCTTGAGCCTGAACAATTGAAAACTAAAGTTATTCAGCTCGCAAAAGAAGCACTTTCCAACTACAAATAA
- a CDS encoding PAS domain S-box protein — MIDKFLNRAGKEFIELLTNSGYGLCITDENLKLIWANKNFESWFETGTDKYLFEIIEEKETKEKSEIFQAIQKSDKIRIEIKNPSTKRWFIVSSISTQIESDKNFYLFLLDDTTEKKTVFENYISQLELLDNVEDGIFSTDFNNRVTYWNKGAEKIYGYSANEVIGKVINQDFILYDPIDIETQIQITQELEKYRTYYFKRREYRKDQIEIWVEGNVTLIIDTGDNPVGLIYIVRDITAKLNSEILSYLNANLQKTLREITANLLSDFSFSDINLQLTKKCKELTESEICAIFKINEHRSEIIELICEKELNQEQLDQLIECSFSILSWLELNRKSLVSFNESYPEIIGKLRNILNLDQFIISPVIIKNEIQYFLLIGANKFNLQNYKVEILNSFASHYSFIVSYFEKKLLQETLEEKLKQTQKYELTSNLISGIVHDFKNLLYGLKVSNDLIKQKYSSEIPKNVIEEIDTLLNRGLELSKSLLEIGKPLKPVKTHFKLVKLLDEVYNLAVKICPSNISIKKYYKPDLPEIYADYTQLHQVFMNLVINARDAMPNGGELSIIADEISITEKDYLQQSKLKPGNYLIISFSDTGHGIPKKYLDKIFEPYFTTKDQQKGTGLGLFISQNIITKHNGLITVESEIGKGTTFKIYLPFTKTEIQEQKKIIQTKVKSNPTILIVDDEDSIRNLLAEMLSLQNFQVLDASSGEAAKDIFLKNQNIIDLVILDFHLKDMTGEEVLRFIRERDKEVPVFIASGIIDNELTERLNELLADKIIEKPYEFDALIESINNYIKISS; from the coding sequence ATGATCGATAAATTCTTAAACAGAGCTGGTAAAGAATTTATTGAACTATTAACTAATTCGGGCTACGGGCTCTGCATAACTGATGAAAATTTAAAATTGATCTGGGCTAATAAAAATTTTGAAAGCTGGTTTGAAACTGGCACAGATAAATATCTTTTTGAAATAATCGAAGAAAAAGAAACAAAAGAAAAATCAGAGATTTTTCAAGCGATACAAAAAAGCGATAAAATTAGAATTGAAATAAAAAATCCATCAACCAAACGATGGTTTATCGTAAGTTCCATTTCAACACAAATTGAGAGTGATAAAAATTTCTATCTTTTTCTTCTTGACGATACGACAGAGAAAAAAACAGTATTTGAAAATTACATTTCCCAACTTGAACTTCTTGATAATGTCGAGGACGGAATTTTTTCGACCGATTTTAATAACAGAGTGACTTACTGGAATAAAGGTGCAGAAAAAATTTATGGTTATTCAGCTAATGAAGTAATCGGGAAAGTTATTAATCAAGATTTTATTCTATACGACCCAATTGATATAGAAACTCAAATCCAGATAACACAAGAATTAGAAAAATATCGAACTTATTATTTCAAACGAAGGGAGTACAGAAAGGATCAGATAGAAATATGGGTTGAAGGTAATGTAACTCTAATAATTGATACAGGAGATAATCCGGTCGGTTTAATCTATATTGTCAGAGATATAACTGCTAAATTAAATTCCGAAATTTTAAGTTATCTTAATGCAAATCTTCAAAAAACTTTAAGAGAAATAACAGCGAATCTGTTAAGTGATTTTTCGTTTTCAGATATAAATCTTCAATTAACTAAAAAATGCAAAGAGCTAACTGAGAGTGAAATTTGTGCAATATTTAAAATTAATGAACATAGAAGCGAGATAATTGAGCTAATTTGCGAAAAAGAATTAAATCAAGAACAATTGGACCAGTTAATTGAGTGTTCTTTTTCAATTTTAAGCTGGCTTGAATTAAATAGAAAGAGTCTTGTGAGTTTTAATGAATCGTATCCTGAAATAATTGGAAAGCTGAGGAATATCCTTAACCTAGATCAATTCATTATTTCTCCTGTCATTATAAAAAATGAAATCCAGTATTTTCTTCTGATTGGGGCTAATAAATTTAATCTACAAAATTATAAAGTAGAAATATTGAATTCGTTTGCTTCTCATTATTCATTTATTGTCAGTTATTTTGAAAAGAAATTACTTCAAGAAACTCTTGAGGAAAAACTCAAGCAAACACAAAAGTATGAGCTCACCAGTAATTTAATCAGCGGCATAGTTCATGATTTCAAAAATTTATTGTACGGTTTGAAAGTTTCAAATGACTTAATTAAACAAAAATATTCTAGTGAAATTCCTAAAAATGTTATAGAAGAGATTGATACACTTCTAAACCGTGGTCTCGAATTATCAAAAAGTCTACTTGAAATAGGGAAACCACTCAAACCAGTAAAAACTCACTTTAAGTTAGTTAAGTTACTTGATGAAGTTTATAACTTAGCTGTAAAGATTTGCCCATCCAATATTTCAATCAAAAAATATTATAAACCTGATCTTCCTGAAATTTATGCGGATTACACTCAACTCCATCAAGTATTTATGAATTTAGTTATCAACGCACGTGATGCAATGCCCAATGGCGGTGAATTATCAATTATTGCAGATGAAATTTCAATCACTGAAAAAGATTATCTGCAACAATCTAAATTAAAACCTGGCAACTATCTTATCATATCTTTTTCAGATACGGGACATGGAATTCCAAAAAAATATCTTGATAAAATTTTCGAACCGTATTTTACGACCAAAGATCAACAGAAAGGAACTGGCTTGGGTCTTTTTATATCCCAAAACATAATCACGAAACACAACGGTTTGATAACAGTTGAAAGTGAAATAGGGAAAGGCACAACATTTAAAATTTACTTGCCCTTTACTAAAACCGAAATTCAAGAACAAAAGAAAATAATTCAAACAAAAGTGAAATCAAATCCAACAATCCTTATCGTTGATGACGAAGATTCGATTCGTAATTTGCTAGCCGAAATGCTAAGCCTGCAGAATTTTCAAGTTCTTGACGCTTCATCAGGTGAAGCAGCTAAAGATATTTTTCTTAAAAATCAGAATATCATAGATCTTGTTATTCTGGATTTTCATTTAAAAGATATGACAGGAGAAGAAGTTCTCAGATTTATTCGGGAAAGAGATAAAGAAGTCCCTGTCTTCATTGCCAGCGGTATAATTGATAATGAATTAACCGAGCGACTTAATGAATTATTGGCAGATAAAATTATTGAAAAGCCTTACGAATTTGATGCGTTGATAGAAAGCATTAATAATTACATAAAAATTTCATCTTAA
- a CDS encoding response regulator, whose amino-acid sequence MATLESVLIIDDDVSLTKILREELSSVGYEVEVMNDSSEALDRLQNEFYDLILLDLKMPQVDGFHILKELRAKNYPGKIIVMTAYADVENAVMAKKLGADDFLSKPYDLDELLITIQKVLHS is encoded by the coding sequence GTGGCAACTCTTGAATCAGTGTTGATAATTGATGATGATGTCTCTCTTACAAAAATTCTAAGAGAGGAACTTTCGTCTGTTGGATACGAAGTTGAAGTAATGAATGATAGTTCAGAGGCATTAGATCGTTTGCAAAATGAATTTTATGATTTAATTTTACTTGATTTAAAAATGCCCCAAGTTGATGGTTTTCACATCTTAAAAGAATTAAGAGCAAAAAATTATCCTGGAAAAATAATTGTTATGACTGCTTATGCAGATGTGGAAAATGCTGTAATGGCTAAAAAATTAGGTGCCGATGATTTTCTTTCCAAACCTTATGATTTAGATGAATTGTTAATCACTATTCAAAAAGTTTTACATTCTTGA
- a CDS encoding T9SS type A sorting domain-containing protein, translating into MMRKLIYTYLIVLLIAVESFSQNLQWQEIGRMPVPVKGHRAVVMDSVILIIGGFSDSLNMPIDLIQEFNPQQNSWRIIGNTKFKRTNFFAGKLHDSLIIFGGVYRAPTNLDYFSLEIWKKNFLPYIYRYNPIFNRRFSSGFLTENRLFVLGGKKIPVHMDTTKLNYLIEYDVIKDSIVFVMEKLPGTTEIPFHQAICKMNSDAFIFGGVSTGLLNRIYRFDIINKSLNRLPINLLQSRAGSEAVQINDSKILIIGGYNEYFKALKTTEIFTQFGNYFSIEYGPSLKYARKEFAAVRYKNSIYVFGGENQFDETVPYVEKLDLLTDVEDSPNVINDFSLDQNYPNPFNPSTTICFRIPQKSKVFLEIFDIFGNRIKTLINSELESGEYKIVWDGTDEYNNRVASGVYFYRLSSAKISLTKKMVLLK; encoded by the coding sequence ATGATGAGAAAGTTAATTTATACATACTTGATTGTCTTACTGATTGCTGTTGAAAGTTTCAGTCAGAATCTTCAATGGCAGGAAATTGGCAGGATGCCTGTTCCAGTTAAAGGCCACCGTGCTGTTGTGATGGATTCTGTAATTTTAATAATTGGTGGTTTTTCTGATTCTTTGAATATGCCCATTGATTTAATTCAAGAATTCAATCCACAGCAAAACTCGTGGCGGATAATCGGAAATACAAAATTTAAGAGAACAAATTTCTTTGCGGGCAAATTACATGACAGCTTAATTATTTTTGGCGGAGTCTACCGAGCACCAACTAATTTAGATTACTTTTCACTTGAGATCTGGAAAAAAAATTTTCTACCATACATTTATAGATATAATCCAATTTTTAACAGAAGATTCTCCTCCGGCTTTTTAACAGAAAATAGACTGTTTGTTTTAGGCGGGAAAAAAATTCCTGTTCATATGGATACTACTAAACTTAATTATTTAATTGAATACGATGTGATAAAAGATTCAATTGTTTTTGTAATGGAAAAACTCCCGGGCACCACCGAAATTCCATTCCATCAAGCAATATGTAAAATGAATTCGGATGCTTTTATTTTCGGAGGTGTTTCAACTGGACTTCTCAACCGAATTTATAGATTTGATATAATTAATAAATCTTTGAACAGGTTGCCAATCAATTTACTCCAGTCAAGAGCTGGCTCTGAGGCAGTTCAAATAAACGATTCCAAAATTTTAATCATTGGCGGTTACAATGAATATTTCAAAGCATTGAAAACAACCGAAATTTTTACTCAATTCGGCAATTACTTTTCAATTGAATATGGACCGAGTTTAAAATATGCAAGGAAAGAATTTGCAGCAGTTCGTTATAAAAATTCTATCTATGTTTTCGGTGGTGAAAATCAATTCGATGAAACTGTACCTTATGTTGAAAAACTTGACCTACTAACGGATGTTGAAGATTCACCAAATGTGATAAATGATTTTTCACTTGACCAAAACTATCCAAATCCATTTAATCCCAGCACCACAATTTGCTTCAGAATTCCGCAAAAATCAAAGGTTTTTCTTGAAATTTTTGATATTTTTGGAAACCGCATCAAAACTCTAATTAATAGTGAACTGGAAAGTGGTGAATATAAAATTGTTTGGGATGGTACTGATGAATATAATAATCGGGTTGCATCAGGTGTGTATTTTTACAGGTTGAGTAGCGCTAAAATCTCTCTCACGAAGAAAATGGTATTGTTAAAGTAA
- a CDS encoding response regulator → MVKDTYKILVIDDRPDNVYYLQSRLQQGNFFVISAFSGPEGIEKAKTEKPDLILLDIMMPGMDGYEVCKILTNDEQTKDIPIILVTAKVDARDVEEGLKVGAFDYIKKPFDKIELIARINSALRFAEMKRKTIQQEKYQIFEATVLTANHEIKQPLTIMSLAINAIKRELNKENIDKKFLSEKINYLEEGIKKITTVLNKLNAIKQSEQIGEYNKEKDVKMVSVDELKKELHED, encoded by the coding sequence ATGGTAAAAGATACTTACAAAATTCTTGTAATTGACGATAGACCTGATAATGTCTATTATCTACAATCACGACTTCAGCAAGGAAATTTTTTTGTGATCAGTGCCTTTTCGGGACCTGAAGGAATTGAAAAAGCAAAAACTGAAAAGCCCGATTTAATCCTCCTCGATATTATGATGCCTGGTATGGATGGTTACGAAGTCTGCAAAATTTTAACTAATGATGAACAAACAAAAGATATCCCTATTATTCTTGTAACAGCCAAAGTTGATGCAAGAGATGTGGAAGAAGGACTGAAAGTTGGAGCATTTGATTATATCAAAAAACCATTTGATAAAATTGAACTGATTGCCCGTATAAACTCCGCTCTTCGATTCGCTGAGATGAAAAGAAAAACCATTCAACAGGAGAAATACCAGATTTTTGAAGCAACCGTTTTAACAGCAAATCATGAAATTAAGCAACCTTTAACAATAATGTCTTTAGCAATAAATGCAATTAAAAGAGAATTAAACAAAGAAAACATTGATAAAAAATTTTTAAGTGAAAAGATTAACTATCTTGAAGAGGGAATTAAAAAAATTACTACGGTACTAAATAAGTTAAACGCAATAAAACAATCGGAGCAAATTGGTGAGTACAACAAAGAGAAAGATGTTAAAATGGTCAGTGTCGATGAGCTAAAAAAAGAATTGCATGAAGATTAA